A stretch of Gouania willdenowi chromosome 21, fGouWil2.1, whole genome shotgun sequence DNA encodes these proteins:
- the tmem169b gene encoding transmembrane protein 169: MAQVEESQTEGEGSPQVISLRSDTSGNREGDVGPSIRRKRRKKKDPRPESIIVFRSDMERAAEEEQAGDEGGERSTEEGANFLCTPTSDGGGWSLPPDSRYVTLTGTITRGKKKGQVVDIHVTLTEKELRELAKSKERLNAECEGGEGSKHTCGLGVYQGPHVVLWSLSCLPVVFFLSFITSFYYGTLTWYNVFLVYNEERTFWHKITICPFLIIFYPVLIMPMAVSLALYSAVVQVSWAFSEWWQAVRDLEKGFCGWACCKLGLEDCSPYSIVELLDSDTLQSKGPNELAHTSSV; the protein is encoded by the exons ATGGCACAGGTGGAGGAGTCTCAGACTGAGGGGGAAGGAAGCCCCCAGGTGATCTCCTTAAGATCTGATACATCAGGGAACCGCGAGGGAGACGTGGGACCGTCGataaggaggaagaggagaaagaaGAAAGACCCTCGTCCCGAGTCGATCATTGTGTTCCGCTCTGATATGGAGAGGGCAGCTGAAGAAGAGCAGGCAGGTGATGAAGGTGGAGAGAGGAGCACAGAGGAAGGAGCTAATTTCCTCTGTACACCCACAAGCGACG GAGGAGGGTGGAGTCTTCCCCCTGACAGCCGCTATGTCACCCTGACTGGAACCATCACCCGAGGGAAGAAGAAAGGCCAGGTGGTGGACATCCACGTCACGCTGACGGAGAAGGAGCTCAGAGAACTGGCCAAATCCAAAGAGCGTCTGAACGCAGAGTGTGAGGGGGGGGAGGGCTCCAAACACACCTGCGGCCTGGGCGTGTACCAGGGCCCCCACGTTGTCCTCTGGAGCCTCTCCTGCCTCCCCGTGGTCTTCTTCCTCTCCTTCATCACCTCCTTCTACTACGGCACGCTCACCTGGTACAACGTCTTCCTGGTTTATAACGAGGAGCGGACGTTCTGGCACAAGATTACGATCTGCCCGTTTCTCATCATCTTCTACCCCGTGCTCATCATGCCCATGGCTGTGTCCTTGGCTCTGTACTCGGCCGTGGTGCAGGTTTCCTGGGCCTTCAGCGAGTGGTGGCAGGCGGTCAGAGACCTGGAAAAAGGGTTCTGTGGCTGGGCTTGTTGCAAACTGGGTCTGGAGGACTGTTCGCCGTATAGCATTGTGGAGCTGCTGGACTCGGACACTCTGCAGAGCAAAGGGCCCAATGAACTTGCACATACATCCTCAGTGTAG
- the LOC114454751 gene encoding protein SIX6OS1, whose product MSEQYSFNTIDSLLIQLAFDNRELSRKKNELIQQIKVCRADIAEKKLYIETSRDNIKKLEEEICARENTVKHNKANVKSMRMTNCLILQHERILKGDLENKKASYSHDVEMFDDRIATCTKKFESYNERYLQNPLAQKLVVLQAEIEEIECRLKACDDQITMKQKEFDRLTAVKQHLLSPGNSSQTSFVKQPEKQLVCQQEEHRDASIDLSSLLLEPTQDDGKTSEGTNAEMHKQNEQESILSCITPQNASKKVWSCQQFDEQLVEKPQHEPVEDISSVDGNVEQQSSVPAVQDIMEEVEETEAADEISSAQGQEISDRAAVMTRDSSQEKEPQSFTAEITPAPSASSFSFNFSPTSSPRRSETKSPSFLFSMNSNPSTPGFTGFEVETCSSQDEGSLFAFNGSLFNDKKTNDPKSSGSPEFLFGQTEPNDDFQFAFSAESPQSADKGQHRQDFPFSFNF is encoded by the exons ATGAGTGAGCAGTACTCATTTAACACCATCGACAGCCTTCTTATTCAACTTG ctttTGATAATCGAGAGCTTTCCCGAAAGAAGAATGAACTCATTCAACAAATTAAAG TGTGCAGAGCGGATATTGCTGAGAAAAAGCTCTACATTGAAACCAGCAGAGACAACATTAAGAAACTTGAGGAGGAAATCTGTGCGAGAGAGAACACTGTCAAACACAATAAAGCAAATGTCAAAAG CATGAGGATGACCAACTGCCTGATTCTTCAACACGAGCGCATTCTGAAAGGTGACCTGGAGAACAAAAAAGCCAGCTACAGCCACGACGT GGAGATGTTCGATGACAGGATCGCAACCTGCACAAAGAAGTTTGAATCGTACAACgaacgttatttacaaaatcctCTCGCTCAAAAGCTGGTCGTACTGCAGGCTGAAATAGAGGAGATTGAGTGTCGGCTCAAAGCCTGTGATGATCAAATAACAATGAAACAGAAGGAATTTGATCGTCTAACTG CTGTAAAACAACATTTGCTCTCACCTGGGAACTCCTCACAGACTAG TTTTGTTAAACAACCAGAGAAACAGTTGGTTTGTCAGCAAGAGGAGCACCGTGACGCCTCCATTGACCTCTCCTCTCTCCTTCTCGAACCGACACAG GATGATGGGAAAACATCTGAGGGGACAAATGCTGAGATGCACAAGCAGAATGAGCAGGAATCCATTTTGTCTTGCATCACACCACAAAATGCTAGTAAGAAGGTGTGGTCATGCCAACAGTTTGACG AGCAACTTGTTGAAAAACCCCAACACGAACCTGTCGAGGACATTTCATCTGTTGATGGCAATGTG GAGCAGCAGTCCTCTGTTCCAGCTGTGCAGGACATaatggaggaggtggaggaaaCTGAAGCTGCTGATGAAATATCTTCTGCTCAAGGCCAAGAAATCAGTGACAGAGCTGCAGTTATGACTAGGGATTCATCTCAAGAGAAAGAACCTCAATCATTCACTGCAGAGATAACACCTGCACCATCAGCATCGTCATTTTCATTCAA CTTTAGTCCCACCAGCTCACCTCGACGTTCTGAGACCAAATCACCATCTTTCCTGTTCTCCATGAACTCTAATCCCAGCACACCAGGCTTCACTGGATTTGAAGTGGAAACATGTTCATCTCAAGATGAA GGTTCTCTTTTTGCTTTCAACGGCTCACTTTTTAATGACAAG AAAACAAATGACCCCAAGTCTTCTGGTT cTCCTGAATTCCTGTTTGGTCAGACAGAACCAAACGATGACTTCCAGTTTGCATTCTCAGCTGAGAGTCCTCAGTCAGCTGACAAAGGGCAGCACAGACAGGATTTCCCATTTTCATTCAACTTCTGA
- the LOC114455180 gene encoding X-ray repair cross-complementing protein 5, translated as MAKSALILCMDVGFNMSNSGPGEESPFDQAKRVIQKFVQRQVFAETKDELALVLFGTDSTKNPLDNDDQYQNITVHRNLMVPDFKLLEEIENQIHPESQQADWLDALVVCMNIFETETGGKKLDRRNIVLLTDLNSPVSSDNLDVIIENLKQADITLQFFLPFPAEEGDGEAPGDQDRRGPGHPGTGKGLSEEQKEGLDMVKHIMLTLDEEEGLEQIYTFRSAIEQLCMFKRIERRPMAWPCQLTIGSALSIRIVGYKAVTEEKLKKSWKTVDAQTNQKDDVKRETVYCLDDDNETEVQKEDIIQGFRYGSDIVPFSKVDQEQMKYTHDGKCFAVLGFTKQSSVQRHRFMGTQVIKIFPGKDDEHAAVALSALIQALHELQMVAIVRYAYDRRSNPQVGAAFPCIKQDHECLMYVQLPFMEDLRHFTFPSLENNSKFTPSDEQLSAVDSLIDSMMLVEEDEDGKQKDIFKVHDIPNPAFQRLFQCLHHRAVNPGTPLPAMESWLKATLECPEVIRERCQSALGEIKNKFTLTQVEKKKKLKTSAQIFGKDSDEPEAKKAKEDEADEEFNLADIAEGSVTSVGSVDPARDFRTLIRQKTLTFEEVCKQLTHRIEQLLGNKSTDYYMKSITCVEAFREQSVKLGNADLYNSYLQLLKSSIPTQGLESFWELLVQDGVTLISEDEVEGSTVTRNEARQFLVTERIEEAAAHPAEDPGDVDDLLDMM; from the exons ATGGCTAAA TCTGCTCTGATCCTGTGCATGGATGTGGGCTTCAACATGTCCAACTCTGGCCCTGGAGAGGAGTCCCCGTTTGACCAGGCCAAGAGGGTCATCCAGAAGTTTGTCCAGCGGCAG GTGTTTGCAGAGACTAAGGATGAGCTGGCTTTGGTCCTGTTCGGCACCGACTCCACCAAAAACCCTCTGGACAATGACGACCAGTATCAGAACATCACTGTGCACCGGAACCTCATGGTCCCAGACTTTAAACTTCTGGAGGAGATTGAAAATCAGATCCATCCTGAGAGTCAGCAGGCTGACT GGCTGGATGCTCTTGTGGTGTgcatgaatatttttgagacagaAACAGG ggGGAAGAAGTTGGATCGACGCAACATCGTCCTGCTGACTGACCTCAACAGCCCGGTCAGCTCAGACAACCTCGACGTCATCATTGAAAACCTGAAACAAGCAGACATCACTCTGCAGTTCTT TCTGCCCTTTCCTGCAGAGGAAGGTGATGGGGAGGCTCCTGGAGACCAGGACAGAAGAGGCCCCGGCCACCCTGGCACTGGTAAAGGACTTTCTGAAGAACAGAAGGAAGGCCTGGACATGGTGAAGCACATCATGTTGACCCTGGATGAGGAAGAAGGACTGGAACAAATTTACACCTTCAG GAGTGCCATTGAGCAACTGTGTATGTTTAAACGTATTGAGAGGAGACCCATGGCGTGGCCCTGTCAGCTGACCATTGGCAGCGCCCTCTCCATCCGTATTGTTGGTTACAAAGCA GTGACGGAAGAGAAGCTGAAGAAATCATGGAAGACAGTCGATGCTCAGACCAACCAGAAAGATGACGTGAAGAGGGAAACCGTGTACTGCCTGGACGATGACAATGAGACAGAAGTGCAGAAAGAAGACATTATTCAAG GTTTCCGTTACGGAAGTGACATTGTTCCTTTCTCTAAGGTTGATCAAGAACAGATGAAATATAcacatgatgggaaatgttttgcTGTGCTGGGTTTCACCAAACAAAGCTCG GTCCAACGTCATCGGTTCATGGGAACGCAGGTCATCAAGATATTTCCTGGGAAGGATGACGAG CATGCAGCTGTGGCGCTGTCGGCTCTAATCCAAGCTCTTCACGAGCTTCAAATGGTCGCCATTGTGCGTTATGCGTATGACCGGCGCAGCAACCCTCAGGTGGGCGCCGCTTTTCCATGTATCAAACAGGACCATGAG TGTCTGATGTACGTTCAGCTGCCTTTCATGGAAGACCTCAGACATTTTACGTTTCCCTCTCTGGAGAACAACTCTAAGTTTACGCCATCTg atgagcAGCTCTCTGCTGTGGACTCTCTCATCGACTCTATGATGTTAGTGGAGGAAGATGAGGATGGCAAACAGaaggacattttcaaagtccaCGATATCCCTAACCCTGCCTTTCAAAGACTCTTCCAG TGTTTGCATCATCGGGCAGTGAACCCGGGCACTCCTCTTCCTGCTATGGAGTCATGGCTGAAGGCGACGCTCGAATGCCCTGAGGTCATTAGAGAACGCTGCCAATCTGCACTGGGAGAGATAAAGAACAAGTTTACTCTCACTCaagtggagaagaagaagaaactgaaGACGAGTGCACAGATCTTTGGCAAAGA TTCGGATGAGCCAGAGGCTAAAAAGGCAAAAGAAGACGAAGCAGATGAGGAGTTTAATCTGGCTGACATTGCTGAAGGCTCGGTTACCTCG GTGGGAAGTGTAGACCCCGCCCGAGACTTCCGCACTTTAATCAGACAGAAGACTCTTACATTCGAAGAGG TCTGTAAGCAGCTGACTCACAGGATAGAACAGTTGCTTGGCAACAAGAGCACAGACTACTACATGAAAAGCATCACCTGCGTGGAGGCGTTCAGGGAGCAGTCTGTGAAG CTGGGGAATGCTGATCTTTACAACAGCTACCTCCAATTACTGAAAAGTAGCATCCCAACCCAAGGGCTGGAGAGCTTCTGGGAACTGCTGGTTCAAG ATGGTGTGACTCTGATCAGCGAGGACGAGGTTGAAGGAAGCACGGTAACCAGAAATGAAGCGCGTCAG tttttagTCACTGAGAGGATTGAGGAGGCAGCTGCACATCCAGCTGAAGATCCCGGAGATGTGGATGATTTG CTGGACATGATGTAA